A portion of the Streptomyces platensis genome contains these proteins:
- the argJ gene encoding bifunctional glutamate N-acetyltransferase/amino-acid acetyltransferase ArgJ: MSVTAAQGFTAAGIAAGIKAPLANGSGGNPDLALVVNTGPRTAAAGVFTSNRVKAAPVLWSEQVLKSGELTAVVLNSGGANACTGPKGFQDTHATAEKVAASLNTAGYDETGGHNAGMIAVCSTGLIGVPLPMDKLLPGVDKAVAQLSPHGGEKAAIAIKTTDSVHKTAVVTKDGWTVGGMAKGAGMLAPGLATMLVVLTTDADVPSADLDTALRAATRTTFDRVDSDGCMSTNDTVLLLASGASGVVPAADDFAEAVRAVCDDLARQLIGDAEGASKDIRIEVVGAASEDDAVEVGRSIARNNLLKCALHGEDPNWGRVLSAIGTTSAVFEPDQLNVAINGVWVCKNGSVGEDRELVDMRYREVRITADLAAGTESAVIWANDLTADYVHENSAYSS, from the coding sequence GTGAGCGTGACGGCAGCACAGGGATTCACGGCGGCGGGCATCGCGGCCGGGATCAAAGCCCCTCTTGCCAATGGCAGCGGCGGGAATCCGGACCTCGCCCTCGTGGTGAACACCGGGCCCCGGACCGCCGCCGCCGGTGTCTTCACCTCCAACCGCGTCAAGGCGGCGCCGGTGCTCTGGTCGGAACAGGTACTGAAGAGCGGAGAGCTCACCGCCGTCGTCCTCAACTCCGGCGGCGCCAACGCCTGTACGGGCCCCAAGGGCTTCCAGGACACCCACGCCACCGCGGAGAAGGTCGCCGCGTCGCTGAACACCGCGGGGTACGACGAGACCGGCGGGCACAACGCCGGCATGATCGCGGTCTGCTCGACGGGCCTGATCGGCGTCCCGCTCCCGATGGACAAGCTGCTGCCCGGCGTCGACAAGGCCGTCGCCCAACTCAGCCCGCACGGCGGTGAGAAGGCCGCCATCGCCATCAAGACCACCGACAGCGTGCACAAGACCGCTGTCGTCACCAAGGACGGCTGGACCGTCGGCGGTATGGCCAAGGGCGCCGGCATGCTCGCCCCGGGCCTGGCCACCATGCTCGTCGTGCTGACCACCGACGCGGATGTGCCGTCGGCCGACCTCGACACGGCGCTGCGCGCGGCCACCCGTACCACCTTCGACCGGGTCGACTCCGACGGCTGTATGTCGACCAACGACACGGTGCTGCTGCTCGCCTCCGGCGCCTCCGGCGTCGTCCCGGCCGCCGACGACTTCGCCGAGGCGGTGCGCGCGGTCTGCGACGACCTCGCCCGGCAGCTGATCGGGGACGCCGAGGGCGCCAGCAAGGACATCAGGATCGAGGTCGTCGGCGCGGCCAGCGAGGACGACGCGGTCGAGGTCGGCCGCTCCATCGCCCGTAACAACCTCCTCAAGTGCGCCCTCCACGGCGAGGACCCCAACTGGGGGCGGGTGCTCTCCGCCATCGGCACCACGTCCGCCGTCTTCGAGCCCGACCAGCTGAACGTCGCCATCAACGGCGTCTGGGTCTGCAAGAACGGCTCCGTGGGCGAGGACCGCGAGCTGGTCGACATGCGCTACCGGGAGGTCCGCATCACGGCCGACCTCGCCGCTGGCACCGAGTCCGCGGTCATCTGGGCCAACGACCTCACGGCCGACTACGTCCACGAGAACAGCGCGTACTCGTCATGA
- a CDS encoding SAM-dependent methyltransferase has product MAEEFTVVPVAHVIGGRVEPTDDYWGGTRSVIRIDPERYTEESVVGLEAFSHIEVVFLFHLTAPGDLPPELRRPRGNPDWPAGGTFAHRNMRRVNRLGVSRCRLVAVDGLDLHVEALDAVDGTPVLDIKPWFGVMGPQGEVHEPAWPSQMLADYYTAPGE; this is encoded by the coding sequence GTGGCAGAAGAATTCACCGTCGTGCCCGTCGCCCACGTGATCGGCGGACGTGTGGAACCGACGGATGACTACTGGGGCGGCACCCGCTCCGTCATCCGCATCGACCCCGAGCGGTACACCGAGGAGTCGGTGGTCGGTCTGGAGGCGTTCTCCCATATCGAGGTCGTGTTCCTCTTCCACCTGACCGCCCCCGGCGACCTGCCTCCCGAGCTGCGACGGCCCCGGGGCAACCCGGACTGGCCCGCGGGCGGTACGTTCGCCCATCGGAACATGCGGCGGGTGAACCGGCTGGGTGTCTCGCGCTGCCGCCTGGTCGCGGTGGACGGCCTGGACCTGCATGTGGAGGCACTGGACGCGGTGGACGGCACGCCGGTGCTCGACATCAAGCCCTGGTTCGGCGTGATGGGCCCACAGGGTGAGGTCCATGAGCCGGCCTGGCCGTCGCAGATGCTGGCCGACTACTACACCGCCCCGGGCGAGTAG
- a CDS encoding MFS transporter, whose amino-acid sequence MTETIASGPAGSAHVDDQPRPGRWLALAVLVLAVLLVGVDATVLGLATPFLSEDLQPSGTQLLWIGDIYSFVIAGLLVSMGSLGDRIGRKKLLLLGSVGFGAMSVLAAYASTPEMMILARALQGVAGATLMPSTLALIRNLFHDPKERSLAVGIWGAMASAGMAVGPVLGGFLLGHLWWGSVFLINLPVMALLVAVGAKVIPESRNPDPGPWDIPSVLLALVGIVCVVYAIKEAAVHGYRWDIALSAAVGVLTLFVFVRRQLTLPSPLLNMKLFHHRGFSGAVLADLLTILGLSGLVFFLSQFLQMVQLRSPLNAGLVELPAAIGAVGAGLAAGWVARRLTVRLVVAGGLAVVGLSLVGCTTLHADTGTAAMCVILFVVGVGAGFSFTVTADVILSSVPKEEAGAASAVSETAYELGAALGIALLGSIVTSIYRGFAAPPGIPGAATTAARESLGGAVETAGQLPADQSAALVSAAQDSFVAGVDVAAGVGAVVLLSAAVAAWFLLRGQELASGPAPAGPAALSTAAAKPGGDSGAAAGDPAERP is encoded by the coding sequence ATGACCGAGACCATAGCGTCAGGACCGGCCGGCTCGGCCCATGTGGACGACCAGCCCCGGCCGGGCCGCTGGCTCGCGCTCGCCGTCCTCGTCCTCGCCGTCCTCCTGGTCGGCGTCGACGCCACGGTCCTCGGCCTCGCCACCCCCTTCCTCAGCGAAGACCTCCAGCCCTCCGGCACGCAGCTGCTGTGGATCGGTGACATCTACTCCTTCGTCATCGCCGGGCTGCTGGTCTCCATGGGCAGCCTCGGCGACCGCATCGGCCGCAAGAAGCTGCTGCTGCTGGGCTCCGTCGGCTTCGGCGCGATGTCGGTGCTCGCCGCGTACGCCAGCACGCCCGAGATGATGATCCTGGCCCGGGCGCTCCAGGGCGTCGCCGGCGCGACGCTGATGCCGTCCACGCTGGCACTGATCCGCAACCTCTTCCACGACCCCAAGGAACGCAGTCTGGCCGTCGGCATCTGGGGCGCCATGGCCTCGGCCGGTATGGCCGTCGGCCCGGTCCTCGGCGGCTTTCTGCTGGGGCACTTGTGGTGGGGTTCGGTCTTCCTGATCAACCTGCCGGTGATGGCGCTGCTGGTGGCCGTAGGCGCCAAGGTCATCCCGGAGTCACGCAATCCGGACCCCGGCCCCTGGGACATCCCCAGCGTCCTGCTGGCCCTGGTGGGCATCGTCTGCGTCGTCTACGCCATCAAGGAAGCGGCGGTGCACGGCTACCGCTGGGACATCGCCCTGTCGGCCGCCGTCGGTGTGCTCACCCTGTTCGTGTTCGTCCGCCGGCAGCTCACCCTCCCCTCGCCGCTGCTGAACATGAAGCTCTTTCACCACCGGGGCTTCTCCGGAGCGGTGCTGGCCGATCTGCTGACCATCCTCGGGCTGTCCGGGCTGGTCTTCTTCCTCTCCCAGTTCCTCCAGATGGTGCAGCTGCGCTCGCCGCTGAACGCCGGGCTCGTCGAACTCCCGGCGGCGATCGGCGCGGTGGGCGCCGGTCTGGCCGCCGGCTGGGTCGCCCGGCGGCTGACCGTGCGGCTCGTGGTCGCCGGCGGCCTCGCCGTGGTCGGACTCTCGCTGGTCGGCTGCACCACGCTGCACGCCGACACCGGCACCGCCGCGATGTGCGTGATCCTCTTCGTCGTCGGCGTCGGCGCCGGATTCTCGTTCACCGTCACCGCCGATGTGATCCTCTCCAGCGTGCCCAAGGAGGAGGCGGGCGCCGCCTCCGCGGTCTCCGAGACGGCCTACGAACTGGGCGCCGCGCTCGGCATCGCCCTGCTCGGCTCCATCGTGACCAGCATCTACCGGGGCTTCGCCGCGCCGCCGGGGATCCCGGGGGCCGCCACCACCGCCGCCCGTGAATCGCTCGGCGGCGCCGTCGAGACGGCCGGCCAACTCCCCGCCGACCAGAGCGCGGCGCTGGTCAGCGCCGCACAGGACTCCTTCGTCGCGGGGGTCGACGTCGCGGCCGGGGTGGGCGCCGTGGTCCTGCTGTCCGCCGCCGTCGCCGCGTGGTTCCTGCTCCGCGGCCAGGAGCTGGCGTCCGGCCCGGCCCCGGCCGGGCCCGCGGCGCTCTCCACGGCCGCGGCGAAGCCGGGGGGCGACTCCGGCGCGGCGGCCGGCGACCCGGCGGAACGCCCGTAA
- a CDS encoding acetylornithine transaminase, with protein sequence MSDVAHTHGPATNAGLTGRWQGAMMDNFGTPRIPLVRGEGATVWDADGKEYLDFLGGIAVNALGHAHPAVVRAVSDQVATLGHVSNFFVAEPTVALAERLLALAGRPGRVYFSNSGAEANEAAFKIGRLTGRTHMVSTAGGFHGRTMGALALTGQPAKQAPFAPLPGDVDYVPYGDVEALRAAVTTDTAFVILEPVQGENGVIVPPPGYLRAAREITAATGTLLVLDEIQTGIGRTGHWLESQAQGVEADIVTLAKGLGGGLPIGATLAFGRAAGLLTPGSHGSTFSGNPVVCAGALAVLDTIEADGILENVKRVGERLRTGTEALGHPLVSQVRGVGLLLGIVLTESLAPQVQQAAQDAGLLVNAVAPDVVRLAPPLIVSDEEAEEFLRKLPAVLNTARQGADGERRAGD encoded by the coding sequence ATGAGCGACGTGGCACACACCCACGGCCCGGCGACCAACGCAGGGCTCACCGGGCGCTGGCAGGGCGCCATGATGGACAACTTCGGCACCCCCCGTATCCCGCTGGTCCGCGGTGAGGGCGCCACCGTGTGGGACGCCGACGGCAAGGAGTACCTCGACTTCCTCGGCGGTATCGCGGTCAACGCCCTCGGGCACGCCCACCCCGCGGTGGTCCGCGCGGTCTCCGACCAGGTCGCCACCCTCGGCCATGTCTCGAACTTCTTCGTCGCCGAGCCCACCGTGGCCCTCGCCGAGCGCCTGCTGGCGCTGGCCGGACGGCCCGGCCGGGTCTACTTCTCCAACTCCGGTGCCGAGGCCAACGAGGCCGCCTTCAAGATCGGCCGGCTGACCGGGCGCACCCATATGGTCTCCACCGCCGGCGGCTTCCACGGCCGCACCATGGGCGCCCTGGCGCTCACCGGCCAGCCCGCCAAGCAGGCGCCGTTCGCCCCGCTGCCCGGCGACGTCGACTATGTCCCGTACGGGGACGTGGAGGCGCTGCGCGCCGCCGTCACCACCGACACCGCCTTCGTCATCCTGGAGCCCGTCCAGGGCGAGAACGGCGTCATCGTCCCGCCGCCCGGCTACCTCCGGGCCGCCCGCGAGATCACCGCCGCCACCGGCACCCTGCTCGTCCTCGACGAGATCCAGACCGGCATCGGCCGGACCGGACACTGGCTGGAGTCCCAGGCGCAGGGCGTCGAGGCGGACATCGTCACCCTCGCCAAGGGCCTCGGCGGCGGACTGCCGATCGGCGCGACGCTGGCCTTCGGCCGGGCCGCCGGCCTGCTCACGCCCGGTTCGCACGGTTCGACGTTCAGCGGCAACCCGGTCGTCTGCGCCGGCGCGCTCGCCGTCCTGGACACCATCGAGGCCGACGGCATCCTGGAGAACGTCAAGCGCGTCGGCGAGCGGCTGCGTACCGGGACCGAGGCGCTGGGCCACCCATTGGTCAGCCAGGTCCGCGGTGTGGGGCTGCTCCTGGGTATCGTCTTGACGGAGTCGCTTGCGCCGCAGGTGCAGCAGGCGGCTCAGGACGCGGGCCTCCTGGTGAACGCGGTCGCGCCGGACGTCGTCCGGCTCGCCCCGCCGCTGATCGTCTCCGACGAGGAGGCGGAGGAGTTCCTCCGGAAGCTGCCCGCCGTCCTCAACACGGCCCGCCAAGGGGCCGACGGGGAACGACGAGCCGGAGACTGA
- the argB gene encoding acetylglutamate kinase, whose product MSARKHTALPKARTLIEALPWLTRHHGKTVVIKFGGNAMVDEELKRAFAQDVVFLRHAGLRPVVVHGGGPQISAQLDLLGLESEFKGGLRVTTPEAMNVVRMVLAGQVQRELVGLLNEHGPLAVGMTGEDAHLMTATKHFAQVDGERVDIGRVGEITAIDPGAVQALLDDGRIPVISSIARSSDEEDAASGASGASGVFNVNADTAAAALAAALDAETLMVLTDVEGLYEDWPNSDEVISRLTATELEKLLPDLASGMVPKMRGCLHAVRNGVHTARVIDGRVQHSILLEIFTDEGIGTMVVPDANTIEGAT is encoded by the coding sequence ATGAGCGCACGCAAGCACACCGCGCTGCCCAAGGCTCGCACGCTCATTGAGGCGCTGCCCTGGCTGACCCGTCACCACGGCAAGACCGTCGTCATCAAGTTCGGCGGCAACGCCATGGTCGACGAGGAGCTCAAGCGCGCCTTCGCCCAGGACGTGGTCTTCCTGCGGCACGCCGGACTGCGCCCTGTCGTCGTGCACGGCGGCGGCCCGCAGATCAGCGCCCAGCTGGACCTGCTCGGCCTGGAGTCGGAGTTCAAGGGCGGCCTGCGGGTCACCACCCCCGAGGCGATGAACGTCGTACGGATGGTGCTGGCCGGCCAGGTGCAGCGCGAGCTGGTCGGGCTGCTCAACGAGCACGGCCCGCTCGCCGTCGGCATGACCGGCGAGGACGCCCATCTGATGACCGCGACCAAGCACTTCGCCCAGGTCGACGGCGAGCGGGTGGACATCGGCCGGGTCGGCGAGATCACCGCCATCGACCCCGGCGCGGTCCAGGCGCTGCTGGACGACGGCCGCATCCCGGTGATCTCCTCCATCGCCCGCAGCAGCGACGAGGAGGACGCCGCCTCCGGGGCCTCGGGGGCCTCCGGTGTCTTCAACGTCAACGCCGACACCGCCGCGGCCGCGCTGGCCGCCGCGCTCGACGCCGAGACGCTGATGGTGCTCACCGACGTCGAGGGCCTCTACGAGGACTGGCCGAACAGCGACGAGGTGATCTCCCGCCTCACCGCCACCGAACTGGAGAAGCTGCTGCCCGACCTGGCCAGCGGCATGGTCCCCAAGATGCGCGGCTGTCTGCACGCCGTCCGCAACGGGGTGCACACCGCCCGGGTCATCGACGGGCGGGTCCAGCACTCGATCCTGCTGGAGATCTTCACCGACGAGGGAATCGGCACGATGGTCGTGCCGGACGCGAACACGATCGAGGGGGCGACATGA
- a CDS encoding TetR/AcrR family transcriptional regulator — translation MALDRERVLKEAAALLTRRASTPMDEIARAAGISRATLHRHFAGRDALIRALEDYGIAQCGQAMDAARLDEGDAADALRRLIAEAEPVAAVLAFLFTENQLFEDGEINAGWAELDARLGALFRRGQEEGDFRIDLSAAWLTEAFYGLIGAGAWAVHEGRVARNDLHHSIAELLLGGIRRSMEK, via the coding sequence ATGGCCTTGGATCGTGAACGGGTACTCAAGGAGGCCGCCGCCTTGCTCACGCGGCGGGCTTCGACACCGATGGACGAGATCGCCCGCGCCGCGGGCATCAGCCGCGCCACCCTGCACCGGCACTTCGCCGGGCGGGACGCGCTGATCAGAGCGCTGGAGGACTACGGCATCGCACAGTGTGGGCAGGCGATGGACGCGGCCCGGCTGGACGAGGGGGACGCCGCCGACGCACTGCGCCGGCTGATCGCCGAAGCCGAACCGGTCGCCGCCGTACTGGCCTTCCTCTTCACCGAGAACCAGCTCTTCGAGGACGGCGAGATCAACGCCGGCTGGGCCGAGCTCGACGCCCGCCTCGGCGCGCTCTTCCGACGCGGCCAGGAAGAGGGCGACTTCCGGATCGATCTGAGCGCCGCCTGGCTCACCGAGGCCTTCTACGGACTGATCGGCGCCGGCGCCTGGGCCGTGCACGAAGGGCGGGTCGCCCGTAACGACCTTCACCACTCGATCGCCGAGCTGCTGCTCGGCGGCATCCGACGGAGCATGGAGAAATGA
- a CDS encoding mechanosensitive ion channel family protein, protein MNRAFTLHDLIVAGAALAAGIAAGLLLRVALRWLGKHALRTRWSGDDILVDALRAVVPWAAITGGLAAAAAALPLTPTVGHTVNRTLTVLLILVVTLTAARVITGVVKSLAQSRSGVAGSATIFANITRIIVLAMGFLVVLQTLGISIAPLLTALGVGGLAVALALQDTLANLFAGVHILASKTVQPGDYIRLSSGEEGYVVDVNWRNTVVRQLSNNLVIISNAQLAGTNMTNFTRPEQKLTILVQVGVAYDSDLDHVERVTTEVVESVMKGVNGGDPDHEPAVRFHTFGDSRIGFTVILGVGEFSDQYRIKHEFIKRLHQRYRDEGIRIPSPARTVALQKPEEIVIPHQRDLSDVVPPVP, encoded by the coding sequence GTGAACCGGGCCTTCACACTGCACGATCTGATCGTCGCAGGGGCCGCGCTGGCCGCCGGTATCGCGGCGGGTCTGCTGCTGCGGGTGGCCCTGCGCTGGCTGGGCAAACACGCGCTCAGGACGCGGTGGAGCGGGGACGACATCCTCGTCGACGCACTGCGGGCCGTGGTGCCCTGGGCGGCGATCACGGGCGGCCTGGCGGCGGCGGCCGCGGCGCTGCCGCTCACGCCGACGGTCGGACACACCGTCAACCGGACGCTGACCGTGCTGCTCATCCTGGTCGTCACGCTCACCGCGGCCCGGGTGATCACCGGTGTGGTGAAGTCCTTGGCGCAGTCCAGGTCCGGGGTGGCCGGATCGGCCACAATTTTCGCCAACATCACCCGCATCATCGTGCTGGCGATGGGCTTCCTGGTGGTCCTCCAGACCCTGGGCATCTCCATCGCCCCGCTGCTCACCGCGCTCGGCGTGGGCGGCCTCGCGGTCGCCCTGGCGCTCCAGGACACCCTCGCCAACCTCTTCGCGGGCGTGCACATTCTCGCCTCGAAGACCGTGCAGCCCGGTGACTACATCCGGCTCAGCAGCGGCGAGGAAGGCTATGTCGTCGACGTCAACTGGCGTAACACTGTGGTGCGGCAGCTCTCCAACAACCTGGTGATCATCTCCAACGCCCAGCTGGCCGGCACCAACATGACCAACTTCACCCGCCCGGAACAGAAGTTGACGATCCTGGTGCAGGTGGGCGTCGCCTACGACAGCGACCTCGACCATGTCGAGCGGGTCACCACCGAGGTCGTCGAGAGCGTGATGAAGGGCGTCAACGGCGGTGACCCGGACCATGAACCGGCCGTCCGCTTCCACACCTTCGGCGACTCCCGCATCGGCTTCACGGTCATCCTGGGCGTCGGCGAGTTCAGCGACCAGTACCGGATCAAGCACGAATTCATCAAGCGCCTGCACCAGCGCTACCGGGACGAGGGCATCCGGATTCCCTCCCCGGCCCGCACCGTGGCACTGCAGAAGCCGGAAGAGATCGTGATCCCGCACCAGCGCGACCTGTCGGACGTGGTGCCGCCGGTGCCGTAG
- a CDS encoding arginine repressor: MTEPQDNEAQNGGQAVPQTRTARHRRIVDILNRLPVRSQSQLAKLLADDGLSVTQATLSRDLDELGAVKIRNTGGELIYAVPSEGGDRKPRAPLGESAKEERMRRLSGELLISAEASANLVVLRTPPGAAQFLASAIDQAELHDILGTIAGDDTLMLISRDPAGGQALADHLLRLAQKAH; the protein is encoded by the coding sequence ATGACCGAGCCGCAGGACAACGAGGCGCAGAACGGCGGCCAGGCCGTACCGCAGACCCGCACCGCCCGCCACCGCCGGATCGTGGACATCCTCAACCGGCTGCCGGTCCGCTCCCAGAGCCAGCTCGCCAAGCTGCTCGCCGACGACGGCCTGTCCGTCACCCAGGCGACGCTCTCCCGCGATCTGGACGAACTGGGCGCGGTGAAGATCCGCAACACCGGCGGCGAGCTGATCTACGCGGTGCCCAGCGAGGGCGGCGACCGCAAGCCACGGGCGCCGCTGGGGGAGTCCGCCAAGGAGGAGCGGATGCGCCGTCTCTCCGGCGAACTCCTCATCTCCGCCGAGGCCTCCGCCAACCTCGTGGTCCTGCGCACTCCGCCGGGCGCCGCCCAGTTCCTGGCCTCGGCCATCGACCAGGCCGAACTCCACGACATCCTCGGCACCATCGCCGGCGACGACACCCTGATGCTGATCAGCCGCGACCCCGCGGGCGGGCAGGCACTCGCCGACCATCTGCTGCGGCTGGCCCAGAAGGCGCACTGA
- a CDS encoding argininosuccinate synthase: MTERVVLAYSGGLDTSVCIGWIAEETGAEVIAVAVDVGQGGEDLDVIRKRALDCGAVEAEVAAAKDEFADEYCLPAIKANALYMDRYPLVSALSRPTIVKHLVAAAKKHGATTVAHGCTGKGNDQVRFEAGISSLAPDLKCIAPVRDYAMTRDKAIAFCEEKNLPIATTKKSPYSIDQNVFGRAVETGFLEDIWNAPIEDVYEYTENPATPREADEVIISFKEGVPVAIDGKPVTVLQAIQQLNERAGAQGIGRIDMVEDRLVGIKSREVYEAPGAIALITAHQELENVTVERELARYKRQVEQRWGELVYDGLWFSPLKRALEGFINEASQQVTGDIRMTLHGGRAVVTGRKSDQSLYDFNLATYDTGDTFDQSLSKGFIELFGMSSKIAAKRDLA, encoded by the coding sequence GTGACCGAGCGCGTCGTACTCGCCTACTCGGGCGGCCTGGACACCTCTGTCTGTATCGGCTGGATCGCCGAGGAGACGGGCGCCGAGGTCATCGCCGTTGCCGTGGATGTCGGCCAGGGCGGCGAGGACCTGGACGTCATCCGCAAGCGAGCGCTCGACTGCGGTGCGGTCGAGGCCGAGGTCGCGGCCGCCAAGGACGAGTTCGCCGACGAGTACTGCCTCCCGGCGATCAAGGCCAACGCCCTGTACATGGACCGCTACCCGCTGGTCTCGGCGCTCTCCCGGCCGACCATCGTCAAGCACCTGGTCGCCGCCGCGAAGAAGCACGGCGCCACCACCGTCGCCCACGGCTGCACCGGCAAGGGCAACGACCAGGTCCGCTTCGAGGCGGGTATCTCCTCCCTCGCCCCCGACCTGAAGTGCATCGCCCCGGTCCGTGACTACGCGATGACCCGGGACAAGGCGATCGCGTTCTGCGAGGAGAAGAACCTCCCGATCGCGACCACCAAGAAGTCGCCGTACTCGATCGACCAGAACGTCTTCGGGCGGGCCGTGGAGACCGGCTTCCTGGAGGACATCTGGAACGCGCCGATCGAGGACGTGTACGAGTACACCGAGAACCCGGCCACCCCCCGGGAGGCCGACGAGGTCATCATCTCCTTCAAGGAGGGTGTCCCGGTCGCCATCGACGGCAAGCCCGTCACCGTCCTCCAGGCGATCCAGCAGCTCAACGAGCGGGCCGGCGCCCAGGGCATCGGCCGGATCGACATGGTCGAGGACCGGCTGGTCGGCATCAAGTCCCGTGAGGTGTACGAGGCGCCCGGCGCCATCGCGCTGATCACCGCGCACCAGGAGCTGGAGAACGTCACCGTCGAGCGCGAACTGGCCCGCTACAAGCGGCAGGTCGAGCAGCGCTGGGGCGAGCTGGTCTACGACGGCCTGTGGTTCTCGCCGCTCAAGCGGGCGCTGGAGGGCTTCATCAACGAGGCCAGCCAGCAGGTCACCGGCGACATCCGGATGACGCTGCACGGCGGCCGCGCGGTCGTCACCGGCCGGAAGTCCGACCAGTCGCTCTACGACTTCAACCTCGCCACGTACGACACCGGCGACACCTTCGACCAGTCGCTCTCCAAGGGCTTCATCGAGCTCTTCGGTATGTCGAGCAAGATCGCGGCCAAGCGCGACCTCGCCTGA
- the argH gene encoding argininosuccinate lyase has product MSSNSGDVRLWGGRFADGPAEALAQLSASVHFDWRLAPYDIAGSRAHARVLHKAGLLTEDELSRMHAGLDQLAADVADGSFTGTIADEDVHTALERGLLERLGPDLGGKLRAGRSRNDQVATLFRMYLRDHARIIGGLIADLQEALVGLAETHPDVAMPGRTHLQHAQPVLFAHHVLAHVQSLSRDAERLRQWDDRTAVSPYGSGALAGSSLGLDPEAVAADLGFEHGSAGNSIDGTASRDFVAEFAFITAMIGVNLSRIAEEVILWNTKEFSFVTLHDAFSTGSSIMPQKKNPDIAELARGKSGRLIGNLTGLLATLKALPLAYNRDLQEDKEPVFDSCDQLEVLLPAFTGMMATLTVHRERMEELAPAGFSLATDIAEWLVKQGVPFRVAHEVAGECVKECEAHGIELDQLTDEQFAKISPHLTPEVRGVLNVPGALASRSGRGGTAPSAVAVQLAEVRADLVTQQEWATAKKATGLA; this is encoded by the coding sequence GTGAGCAGCAACAGCGGTGACGTCCGGCTCTGGGGCGGCCGGTTCGCCGACGGTCCGGCAGAGGCGCTGGCCCAGCTGTCGGCGTCGGTCCACTTCGACTGGCGGCTGGCCCCGTACGACATCGCGGGCTCCCGTGCGCACGCCCGCGTGCTGCACAAGGCGGGCCTGCTCACCGAGGACGAGCTCAGCCGCATGCACGCCGGGCTCGACCAGCTCGCCGCGGATGTCGCCGACGGCTCCTTCACCGGCACCATCGCCGACGAGGACGTGCACACCGCCCTGGAGCGCGGGCTGCTGGAGCGGCTCGGCCCGGACCTCGGCGGCAAGCTGCGGGCCGGCCGGTCGCGCAACGACCAGGTCGCCACGCTCTTCCGGATGTACCTGCGGGACCACGCCCGGATCATCGGCGGGCTGATCGCCGACCTCCAGGAGGCGCTGGTCGGCCTCGCCGAGACCCACCCGGACGTGGCCATGCCGGGCCGCACCCACCTCCAGCACGCCCAGCCGGTGCTCTTCGCCCATCACGTCCTGGCGCATGTGCAGTCGCTGTCCCGGGACGCGGAGCGGCTGCGGCAGTGGGACGACCGCACCGCCGTCTCCCCGTACGGCTCGGGCGCGCTGGCCGGCTCCTCGCTCGGCCTCGACCCGGAGGCGGTCGCCGCCGACCTCGGCTTCGAGCACGGCTCGGCCGGCAACTCCATCGACGGCACGGCCTCCCGTGACTTCGTCGCCGAATTCGCCTTCATCACGGCGATGATCGGGGTGAACCTCTCCCGGATCGCCGAGGAGGTCATCCTCTGGAACACGAAGGAGTTCTCCTTCGTCACGCTCCACGACGCCTTCTCGACCGGCTCGTCGATCATGCCGCAGAAGAAGAACCCGGACATCGCCGAGCTGGCGCGGGGCAAGTCGGGGCGCCTCATCGGCAACCTGACCGGGCTGCTGGCCACGCTCAAGGCGCTGCCGCTGGCGTACAACCGTGACCTCCAGGAGGACAAGGAGCCGGTCTTCGACTCCTGCGACCAACTGGAGGTGCTGCTCCCGGCGTTCACCGGGATGATGGCCACCCTGACCGTCCACCGTGAGCGCATGGAGGAGCTGGCCCCGGCCGGCTTCTCGCTGGCCACCGACATCGCGGAGTGGCTGGTCAAGCAGGGTGTGCCGTTCCGGGTGGCGCACGAGGTCGCGGGGGAGTGCGTCAAGGAGTGCGAGGCGCACGGCATCGAGCTGGACCAGCTCACCGATGAGCAGTTCGCGAAGATCTCGCCGCATCTGACCCCCGAGGTCCGCGGCGTCCTCAACGTCCCCGGCGCGCTCGCCTCGCGCAGCGGCCGCGGCGGCACCGCCCCCTCGGCGGTGGCGGTCCAGCTCGCCGAGGTGCGGGCCGACCTGGTCACACAGCAGGAGTGGGCGACGGCGAAGAAGGCCACCGGCCTGGCCTAG